The proteins below come from a single Periophthalmus magnuspinnatus isolate fPerMag1 chromosome 7, fPerMag1.2.pri, whole genome shotgun sequence genomic window:
- the LOC117373802 gene encoding G-protein coupled receptor 182-like: MESHEHNHSLDFYNGTPWFIYECTIELDTDYRRIALFLLYLFIFIAGLLENLLVLWINWRRRHSANGVLFCLLNVSMSDMMVISILPFYMLEVTINQVWLWGRFLCKVTNLIYAVNLYSSTFFLALMTLERYLTLTKPTFPALFPVTGRRRWWLCAVVWLFSLFLALLENVHVDLLEWDEPGCYMLPEHNFVEWFISTTIISLIFQFFIPGAVIITCNYLLAKAVRNAPEVQEKRDVWLVHVYSLVFVLCWFPFHLILFLLLIDDINPFIFSCNTVEVMYFMYSIVQCFSLFHCVANPILYNFLSKSFRSNLITRVVSYIPKDWNMEAQVGTAPTQPNGAGGTEGGRKQRKISDASTSQSDVSS, translated from the coding sequence ATGGAGTCCCACGAGCATAACCACTCTCTGGACTTCTACAACGGAACGCCCTGGTTCATTTATGAGTGCACCATAGAACTGGACACAGACTACCGCCGGAtcgccctcttcctcctctatctcttcaTTTTCATTGCTGGCCTCTTGGAGAACCTGCTCGTGCTGTGGATCAACTGGCGCAGACGTCACTCTGCTAACGGCGTGCTATTCTGCCTGCTAAACGTTAGCATGTCTGACATGATGGTTATCTCCATTCTACCTTTCTACATGCTGGAAGTTACCATCAACCAAGTTTGGCTTTGGGGCCGATTCCTCTGCAAAGTCACTAATCTCATCTATGCAGTGAATTTATACAGTAGCACATTTTTCCTTGCGCTAATGACGCTAGAACGTTACTTAACGCTAACCAAGCCAACATTCCCTGCGCTGTTCCCAGTTACTGGACGACGCCGTTGGTGGCTTTGTGCTGTGGTCTGGTTGTTTTCCTTGTTCCTTGCACTCTTGGAGAACGTACACGTAGACCTCCTGGAATGGGATGAGCCGGGATGCTACATGCTTCCAGAACACAACTTCGTTGAGTGGTTTATCAGTACGACCATAATTTCtttaatttttcagtttttcattcCCGGAGCGGTCATCATCACATGTAACTATCTCCTTGCCAAGGCAGTACGCAATGCTCCTGAAGTCCAGGAAAAGAGAGACGTGTGGCTGGTGCACGTGTACTCTTTGGTTTTTGTCCTGTGTTGGTTCCCCTTTCATCTGATcttgtttttactgttgatCGATGACATAAACCCATTCATCTTCAGCTGTAACACTGTAGAAGTCATGTACTTCATGTACAGCATCGTCCAGTGCTTTTCTCTATTCCATTGTGTGGCCAATCCGATCCTCTACAACTTTCTGAGCAAGAGTTTCCGCAGTAACCTCATCACCAGAGTGGTGAGTTACATCCCGAAAGACTGGAATATGGAAGCACAGGTGGGAACCGCGCCAACGCAGCCCAACGGAGCAGGAGGTACGGAGGGAGGACGGAAGCAGCGCAAGATCAGCGATGCCAGCACCAGCCAGTCCGACGTGTCCTCATAA